A segment of the Mauremys mutica isolate MM-2020 ecotype Southern chromosome 7, ASM2049712v1, whole genome shotgun sequence genome:
TAATACCAGTTTTGTATGGTTGCAAACCAGAAAGAAACCATAACTAAAACTTAGAAGGAAATTTTTTTGTGTCCAGCAGATGAACAAGAATTATGATTTAAGAGTCTATATCATGCTTGAACAAAACAGTTGTGTATTTTACAAGATTTTAGAACTTAACACTCCATTGTGTTCAGTCAGTTAATTTTGTATTGTTTGCtaatttgctttttaaattatGTATTTAAGTACTGCACAGTTCCATATATGTTGTACATATGGAATCTCTGTATTGCTGAAGTACTATTACAGATGTACAGAATGTGGTATGTAATGTCACATTATACAACTATGGGTGCCTGATTTCCACACCTAAGCTgcatgaaaatctcagccttcaaAGTTCAGTTACTACTTGTTTTATGACTTGCCAACTACAGAGAAGAATTGTGAATCAAATTAATCATTGCTATCAAATTCCACTGTCATAAAAGTTGTACTAAAAATGAATTTGGCTCTTTGCTTTTAAAACAGCAGTATGGCTTTACAATCTTTCCATTTTTTTGGTTTATAATTATGACTACAAAAAACACTGAATGAACTGTACATTTCAGCAATGGAGGCCAGTGCTTTACTATTGAAAACTATGTGGTACTGCCATGAAATTAATAATCTCTTTGAGCATCCCTTATAAATTCATGGAAACTAGCTGCTCAATCACAGCAGGATAGAAGGCACAGTTGATCAGTGTGTGCTGCTGGTCTTCTGACCAGGGACAACAGTAAGGCATTtacagttgtttttttttgttttgtttttatattccATACCAGTGCAAATTCCTTTAAGGCATATCATGCTGCCTTCCCAAATGTAGTTTGCATCACAAAGCCCTTTTTGTCTTCTGTCGTGATCCAGTTTAATATTTAACCTTTAAAGTTACTAAAGTTCAGCACTGAGCCTTCAAAAGAGCACATGCCTACCAAGGTCCAGCTTATATCAAAAGGATGATCTCACTTGTCCCCACAGGAAAGTATGCAAGTCATGCAAATGTAGCCAGGAGGATCACAGCTTGAGCTCTGACGCAGAAGATGATCGGAAAATTGGCCGCTTGTTGTCTGACTCCAAGTATTctactctcactgcccgggtgaAAGGTGGTGATGGTGTTCGCATCTACAAAAGGAACCGCATGATCATCACTAATCCTATTGTGTCTCGGAAAGATCCAACGTTTGACACGATAACTTATGAGTGGGCTCCACCGGGACTGACCCAGAAGCTGGTAAGGATTTGCCAGTTGAGTAATATGCTCTCCATTGAGTAACAGTCCCTGTTGGAAACCTTGCCATTAAAGTATTAAAACCTTTGGTTTCTCTTAGGGTTAAAGTTCAAGCAATGGTTAGTGTATTGTGAAAACCACACAAGTGCAGAAATAACTTCAGTAGGTTCAGGCTGCAACAATAGTTGGTGGCTTGTGGTaggttttgtttcttgttttggttTTTCGGGGATGCATATGTGGGGCTAGGTTCACTTACATTTCCAGGAGAAACATCTAATGTATTTTACAAATGTAAAGTCTACCACATTAATATAGTTAATGCCCAGTAAAAACATTACTGAGTGGACAACCTGTCTCTGCTGTACATCTGGATATACTAAATCTGTGCTTCCCACACAAGTGTTCTTACGCTGAAAAAACAGGCTAATGTTTCTCAGCTTTCTTCAGGATGGTCATAAGGAAGGTGGCATGTTTCAGTTTGTTCCAAAGCTAAACAATTGAGATGCTAATCTTCCATGAATAGATGCCTTGGGTGCTTGCTGTGTTGGTCTGACTCTCCTGAAAATCTAAATGTAAGACCTACTGAAACTCTGGTATGCTTACATGAAGGTGGTTTAATGTGATGCATTTCAaggctctgggttttttttcagcTAACCTTTAAACTGTATGACTCCGTTTTTTGAAAAACAAGGCCACTATATTAAAGCTGTAAGGACCAATGCAGCATCTACATCTGAGGCCTTATTTGCAAATTTCCTGTATGAGTCTCATTAAAGATGAACCATAGTCTCAACAGTAGATGTGAAATAATCTCCTTTTAAACAGCAGCTTAATTTTTTCTTGACCCTTTGAGGCCATCAATAGTGTGGGCTTAATTTGAGGTGCAGTATCTCTCTTCATTAACCAGAGGCAGTCAGTGGTCGTTTCCTGACCAGTAAATCATAAACTGGTCCTAAATCTCTCCAGAATGAAGCATTACTTCCTCTTTAATTCTCTATTGTCTAGGCCGCTGGATTAGCTTTCTTAAGCTATTTCTGCACAGAGCCAAACTACAACAGCCATTGTAAAAATGGTGTTTACTTTGGGGCTTAAGCTGCAATAGCTTTTGTAGCTTGCTTTAGGTCTTAAAGTAATAAGCTGATGTAAGTGATAACTGGCTAATAAGAACTATGCATGGAAGTTGCCACATTTTTGCCACTTACAAATATGCAGAAAGAGACAAGTTAATACCATCCCTTAAAGGCAAACTTCAGAGTTGAGGAAGATGCTTATTAATATTACCAACAGAACACTAGACAGCACACAGATAAGAAAGACCAGGTCCCTGCACTAAAGTCGACAGTTTCAGGCCCCAAGACCATAATAAACACTTGCTCAGACTAAATTCCTCGTTtgcttactcatgtgaataattCTACTGAATGCAATGTTCTTGCCTGTGTAAAGACTAGCACTTAATACTGCCAATCCAGGCTCATGACAATAAATGATGACTTACATCTGTTTAACAGTTTGCCTCTCTAAGCATTGTTGCCCTTACCCCTCTGCAAATGACTGGAAGTGCAATCATCCCTGTCCAGTTGAAATCGACTACGTCTCCCAGAATGATCAGGCGCCAGATACTACTCTCTCAGAAAAGCTTTCTCCTCCTTCCTGTCTTGTCCTGAATCTCTTGGATCCAGAAGTCTTGTCAGAAcaaggttccccctccccccaatagaaTTCCAGAATCTCTTACTTCTGGCTGGCTTGGAATAGTGAGAAACTAGGCCTCTCAATTACATCGGTACTTCCAGTCTCTGGAAGCAAGTGCTGATGCGTGAAAATAGGGGTAGTGAGCTGCAGGAGTTACATGAGGGACAAGTTGAGGAGTTTGGCTAAGAGAGGCATCACTTATACTGGCAAATATCCTACAGAGGCTCTGCGTGACCTTCTAATGTTACAGGGTAGAGTGACTGACTTAATACTTTGTTTAAAAGTTCATTGTCACTCGAAAGGAATGAGGATGGAATTGTCTGAGCACCTGTCTTAGAAATACAGGCGCAAATAAAATCTTAATCGTCCATAGATTCTGTCAGCTTAAAAGCGGGTACAGAGACTAGGATTTACAATAGACTAACAATTTGTCTGGAATACAAAAATTTCTATAACATACTAAATGTTTCAGGGTTCAGATTAaaaatagggtgaaatcctggcctcattagGTAAATCTACACTAGAATAAGACCCACATCATGGCTCTGGCTGGCACaagtcagctggcttgggcttgggctgcagcctgtaCTATTGCTGTGTAGAAGTTTGGGcctaggctggagcctgagctctgagatcCCATGAAGTGGGAGGGTCTCAAAATCTGGAGTCCAGACAGAGCCcaaaagtctacacagcaatattACAGCCCTACAGCctgaccctgagtcagctgaccagcCCAGCTGAAgatatttaattgcagtgttgacatacccattatagacaatgggagttttgctattgagttGAGTGAGATTTCACCCGTTTCCCATTTGTACAGcagattgtttgtttaaaacttgctTGTGGGAAACCAGAAACATTCAGCTTCACTTACAACAAAACTAGGTTGCTGCTGTGTCCATGCAGAGAGCATGCTATACTGTAATATTTGCCCTAAGCTATTAAGGATGCTATGTAGCCGTTCTGTTCTGGTTAAGTAGTACACTCAAGATGAATTGAGATTGATAGATACATGAGGGTGAGTTGAAATACAGGATTTGGCATAAATTCAGGGCAAGAAAAACGGGGCATAACCTACTTAGTGACTGGTCAGTCAGCATCCAGTAGTATACAGGTCATTGCTGCTTGTTAAAGTGTCTTGTGTGCTTCAGTTCTTCTAAAAAATGGTTACTCTAGCTGGTCCTGTAGTAGCTTGAAATCTTTGCACATGGGCTTTATTTTTATGGAACTGAAATGTTTATTATATCCACCATACATAAACAGAACTTCATGTATTCTGAAGTACAAAGGCCATCCATCCATAAATATCATGGTCAACCTTTTAGCAAATGTAACTATTTCAACAATGGTGAAGGTATTCAATACCTGCTTTCTCTGAGAACCAACTATTGCTGAACTCTTCAGGCTTACATGACAAACATTTGCCATGCTAGCAAGTGCCATCTTCCTCTTACCCCCTTCCTTCCTAAAAGGCAAAGGGAAAATAAAGAGAAATATCTGGGCACAGGTGCCACTGAAACACACTTCAAGAGACTGGACGGCTGGACTGTGTAACTTAAGGAAAAATAAGTGTCATAAATCAGTAGCTAGGAGCCCCACTGTTATCTGGTGTCCAGTTGTATTTATTTCATAGGGAAACCACTGAAATGATCCCTGTCACATCAGTACTGAAGCAGAGACATTTCTTACAGCTAATTACAGTCTTGAGTAGACCAAATCAGCTGtttaactcaaaaacaaaattgttttatGCATATTTGAGCCAAAAAAGGGTTCTTCACCATCTGAATGGATAGCTTGTTGGCTTTAAAATCCAATCAGATCACACATTCTTTTCTATGCTCACTATTTGGACTTGGTATATAATGCAATTATGGgaacaaatgaaaacattttaaaaatattttggaagtAAGCTAACCAACAGAAGGAATTTTAGGGGAATTTGAGTGCTCAGATTGCTTTGAGCTATGTGCTCTGGTATTTAAACATCatatatccacacacacacttctgaggGTGTCTTTTCCTCTTCAAATTTAAGCTAGGATGATTTTTAGGCTGCTCCAAAAATTCTCTTCTATGCTCCAAAGAAGGATTTAGAAGTAAGGGTAAAGTTGCAGGATTTATCAAATCCAGGAGGCATACATGGTATTTATTTCTTAACTAAACTGCCTTCCCTGTTTGGGGAAAAACAGGTTATTGTTCTCGAGAATCGTGCAACTATgtaatcacattttttttttcaattaaaaatagagCACTGTGTTGTAATAGGAGGCCAAGAATCCATCTTATTTGACTGTCTGGCTATTTAATCAAGCAGCTACTACTGGTGGCGTGTGTGTTTGTTCTTTAAGCAAAAAAAATACAGCTGGAATGTTTGTTTAACCAATGTTTTGTCTTTCATAGGTCCCAGGGGAGATAGGAAGCTTACTTGGGGATCCAGAGAACAATAATGGCAGTTCTCCAAACTAACacgaaatttttttttaagcacactTCCCAGTTTTACCAGAAATCCAATTTTCAGCATGATGAAGGCTGGCTATTGAATAGTGGACTGCACGGCACTGGgggagggttattttctgttcatGGAATTAAAATTATTCATTTAGTTTTAGGTCTTTACTTAACTCTTGATTCATAGCCATATTGCCCTTTATGGTTCTGAATCTATCACATGCCTACTAGTAATCACGTGTCTACCAATGCAGTGTAATAATCCTGTTCAGTAAATAAGATTCTTACAGCCGTGGCAGGTTAGGGTGTTCAAAGGGGAAccttttttctcctcctctgtcccccccacccccgaaagaTTCTGAAACCTTTAATTTCCAGCATGATTTTGATTTCAGACATTTTTTATGTAAAGTCACATTTCCAGTAAAAACAAATATTCATTAACTTTGAACATTGATAAACGTTTTGGTTAAATTGATAAACGTAACGTTTTCAAGAGAAATTCTGAACATTAACAATTTTTGTGAAAAGCTTGAAAAAACGCCTTTTGTGTCAGGAAAAACCTCTAACCAGCAGTAGTGACTTTTTCCCTTCTGAATACAAAGTGGAAATCTAGGGATTTTCCTTAATATTGTTGTCCTGAAGTGGCTGGCTCAAGAACAGAAGGAAGTTCAGTGCTTGTTTTCAATGAGCTGGGTCTGTGTAAGTAATGAAGTGGATATCCAAAATCCCAGGGGAAAATGAAGAGAAGAATTTGAACTATCTGAATAAAATAGTCAGGGGGTGAAAAGTGAAAATGTTAATCCCCAAGTATCCAAGTGAAGGTAacctaataaaatattttgactaTACATAATAATACTAAAAGAAGAATCTCACTTTTATTACCACTGAATCCAGTCTTCAGTGATAGGTTGGACttctctgacctgttcttaaGCCACTTAAGCATCTCCTTCATCTGGAAGGGAAAAAGCGCACTGAATCTGGCCTTGTCTTGAAGATGGCCAAGCTGGCCAATACCTTTCTGTGGCTTAGAAAGGCTTATGAATTTTGCtgtcatttttcattttctttacattacatttatttaaaaaaaaaaaacaaccctcacaTCTGGCACTAGAATAAGATGTCTTAGATAGGTATGTTGACATATATATTGGTCTCATGGCTCTGCTATAGGAGTACATTAGTCTTGCCAAATTATTATTAAATTTGTTCATTAAGGTGTACCGGTTTTTGCCTTTTGCTTTTTGTCTTTTGTGCTACAGCTGAACTAGGCCAGCAGATTTTGAGCTGTCTATTCTGTtatctttaatattcttggataaaCTGCCTTGACTCTTTTTCCACTCAATAAATGCTTATGGCAGTATATTCTCACATATCTATTTCATTTCTATGGAAGCTATGTCTGTGACACATTTAATTGCGCTTAAAGTAGCTGCAGCGTTTCTGTAGCTTGCTTTAGATTTATGACATACATATGCATAAAGATTGGGCCAATGTTGTTTTTTCCTTGTGTGGTCTTCTGTAGgaacttgtctttttttttattaaggatCAATATTTTTTAAGGGAGCCTCAACATGATCTTTGAGTTTAGTATCCACAGCTGTCTGTAGGACACTTGTTTGGTAGGGCTGTAAATTATCAGGAGCAAAAATCAACACTTTGAAGACCAATCTGTCTAGTCACAAGGTAAATAGACAGTTTGTCTAAATACCATTGGTTGCAGCCGCATTTATTTACACTGCCAAAAATGGGGGGTGAAAACCTGGTCTTTGGGGAACTGAATGGGCTTTTAACTTTTCTAGTTGAGCTCTGAAATCAGATGGAAATTTCATGGTATTTCTGAAATAGCATCTTTTTGCTAGAGATAGTTGAGGAGAAAATCTACATTAAGGGTTTTTTTACAGCTCTTATTGGCTGTTTAATGTTTGCTACTCTGTGTAAACAACTTCTCTACCCACTTAAGACACACTAAACGGTTAAGTCTTTCATTCCATTACTGTTCTATTTGTAAATGCTGACAAAGTAAGACGCAAATCTAATGCAGCTGAATGCTGGTCTTTAAAAGTGAATGTCACACAGCCAACTGGCTGCCTACTAGCTCTTCACACTAAAGTAGGAAAAAAGGTCTCCAATGGGAAACTCCCTTTCCTTTAAGATCTATGCCAGAAACCATTTAAGTGTACAGAAAACATCCTCCTGCAAATGTTAATTCAACATGGGACAAGACTTGTCATAGGACCAAAAAAAGCTATGAATTCAATGGCCAACTGGCTACCAAGGGAATCTCCCATCAGATTAACTTTATTTAGAGAGCTGTTTCTTAATTGCCCTCTTTCAAATTCTCTCGTCACAGTAATGACAGTAGGAAGCTGCTGACCGCCATCCATATGACAAAATCAGTAATGCAGGAATGTTGGTGGCCATCTATTTCAAAGCTGTCAGTTCAGTAGTCACCCAGCTTCTTATTGGCATATAGGTTTATCTAGAGGTGACATGGGgggggtcatgtgcccccccccccacacacacacacaatttgttgCTTGGCTTATACTGTGTGCGCTCACACAGTCTGAGTGTGCTCAGTAACAttgctgaagccagctgccctcactctgcccctggGAGGCATGGGTAGTCTCTGGATTTTCCTTTTATACAATGGATAAAATGAAGGATCATCTGCCAATGTACAGCTTGGAGTAATTTTCTTGTAACATCTTTCTTAAAAACTAACCAAAACTCATTAACGTCTCGTGCACTTGCTGTGTGCAATTCTTGAGGTTTATAAGCTGTTGGTTTTGGTTATACAATGCTATAGACTCGTCTCTGACTCTCCCAGTTCTAACGGCTGGAAGCCACCTGGCTGTTGGCAGCTGCTTTGTACAATCGCTCAGCAATAGGAAGGAAGTCTCCTGACACATACTCGGTACTGGTTGTAGCCTTTTACCTAAAATATGCCCACAGGAGCACTTTCAACCTAGAACATTTAGGACCTACTGTACTCAAGAAGAAACCATTATTCAAAAAAATCTAGACATACCAGCTTTCTGCAAGCTGGGAGAATACATGGGTTCAAAGAATTCATTTTCTTGTTAGTAAGCATTGTCTTTAAATTTAAAAGGCTTTTCTCTGCAGGTAGACACTGGCTGCAAACAGATGTAAGCCTCTTGACAGACTCCTAGCATGGTGGGGGTAGAAAACTGGCTTTTCTGGGTGGGTTTCTTTTCTATCAATACTTAACAAGCCACTGGATGCTGAGTGAGAGGGGCATGGATATGGAACCTGGAATTTTGATATCATTCTAATTTATGCTGCCTTTAGCTAACTTCGCTAAATAAGGTCCTGATGCAACTTCCAACTAAGTCATTTGGAGTTAGATGGAAACCATAAGTGGGTAGCTGCTTTCTGCACTAGCTGAGGCTTTGAATGGTAGCCCTCATGGAGCATAATGTAGTGATATGATGGGGGACTGGGTGAATGGGTGGCAAAGCCTGAATCGGAGAGGAATGATTTGTCATTCTAACCAAATGTGGATgggacagggccacccagagcaggggcaagtggggcaatttgccctgggccccacaggggcccccatgagagtttctcggggcccctggagtggggcccCCCGGAGTGGGgtcccccggagcttcttctgctccaagGTGGAAGGACCATCCGCCGCCGAAgtaggacccgccgccaaagtgcagccgggtctttggaggtaattcggcggtgggggacccccgccatgggtctttggagtggaaggaccccccactgctgaattactgccgaagcgggggccccccgctgccaaagaccccaggcccctggaatcctctgggcagtccTGGGATGGGATAAAGCTCTTCTGGCCAACAATTCTTTTTTTTCAATATCTAGGAACAGCTGAGAGCCCAAAAGCTATCCTCAATGCAAATGATAGGAATAAAATTATAAAGACATGGCACATACCAAGCCTGCTATACCTGCTAGatgctgccccccttcccccccccccccgctccatttTAGAAGGGGAAAATTGACTGACTTTAATACAATACACACTACTCTAGCTACTTAGTATTAAATACTGATGTGGTTATGCACAAAGGTGTTACAACTGGTCTGTTCCCTTCTAGCTGCTTAGACATAATTGAGCTGATCACACACTTCAAACTTCTTCTAATAGCTCATCTGAAGCTAAAGATTAAGGGACAACTacttgaataattttttttttaattaccaaaTACGCTTGTATTAGGCAAACCGCTTTTTGAAAACTCTCATGGCAGCCAAAGACGTTGATTAGAATGGTTTGTTTATGTAGcctagaacttttttttttttttgaatgctaGGAAGGGGCTTCTGAAGGAAGTCTATTAAAATAGAAGATGTGTAGACTCAGATAATTACACAGGCTTATCCAGACCTATTAGAGTTGGACAGGCTATTTAGATGACTGTGAGCCAGGTATATTTGGATGGGCACAAGAATGTGGCCTAAAGGTTAGGCCACCAGACTGCTACACAGAAGACTTGTGTTCAAGTTCTAGCACTGCCACTGGCCAGCCTGGTGACCTTGGGTAACTtggcattttacaaatggggatcATGAtaattttgtaaagtgctttgactcCTATAGATGAAACATGCTCTATAAGAGCTAGATATAAGATTGTATTTCCGTTCCTGGTCACACTGAGGATATGTGAGTTGAGATAAAATCAGGTTGGCTGACCTCTCTAGGTATttatagagctggttggaaaaacaaGAGGGGGTGGGAGAATCAAACGTTTGACACTTTCCTGTCTCTCATCcatattttatttgaaattggaaaaattttgaccagctctgcctTCGAAACCTCAAAACTTAGCTTCCAGAAGTTCAGCCTACCTTTTATTTTCATCTGAACATGTTCATCCATCTTAACTCTAAAATTTAAGTATATACACAGAGCTAGTACTTCTATGTAGGAACCACTTTGAGAATATTGATTTCTTCCTTCTCCCAACATCAGGCTATACAGTACATGGAACTGATTCCAAAGGATATGCAACCAGTTGCTGGCACGGAAGGGGCGTCCTATCGTCGTAGGCAGTTAATGAGGCAGCTTCCCATTTATGACCAGGACTCTTCCCACTGCCATGGCCTTGCTGAAAGTGAGATAAAGCTTATGGAAGATTTTGTAAAGAAATATAAAAGTGATGCCCTGGGAGTTGGTGAAGTTGCACTTCCTGGCCAAGGTGGCAGTGCCAAGGAAGAAGGGAAGCAGCATGACAAAAATGGAGCTGCAAGTAAACCACCCATTTCAACCAACGGAGCCCTGAGTGATGCACCAACAGGAGTGGAGTATGTAAGTGTCTTTACTTCTATGAAGTTCTCTTGGATGCTGATGTTACTGCATGCTGATGAGTTCCCATTACCCAAACAACTTTCAAAAGAACTCAGTGTTGACCCAACCCTGCTGTCATTGAAAGTAGTGTTAGGAaatgctatttcactaggaggatggtgaagcactggaatgggttacctagagaggtggtggaatctccatccttggaggtttttaaggcctggcttgacaaagccctggctgggatgatttagttggtgttggtcctgctttgagcagaggattggactagctgagctcctgaggtctcttccaaacctaatattctatgattctgagtgTTCACCCAGCATTGATCACGTCTTAATCTCACCCTTAGTCAAAAGCTGACTACCTAAATTTAATCACATGGAAAAAAGTAGCCTTGTTTTCAttacctgcagctcctattgacttcagtgggagttatggGGTTCTCAGCCCCTTTAAAAATCAGACAAgttatctcaagttgggcatgaGAGAATGAGGCACACGCACAGTTAGTGGCTTTATTTTACTACACCTATAAATTACCGAATAATTCAGTTGGGTCTTCAAcccaaataaaagtaaaaataacataatgctgcctgctatttaaatttgaaaataaTGCTTTGAACACATAATGGTGGAGGTGCTCTGCACTGAAGTTACGTGAGCAGTTATTTTTAGATATTTCACAGGTTTATGATTTAATACATCTGGAATCCATCATCCATAGATGTGCACAGCTGGGATTGAAAAATGCATTTCCGAAAGTATCCAGATTCTTTACCAGTCTTTTGTGCTCCGAGAATATGCATCCAATGTAACATAAGGTTTAAAAGGGGTCTTAGGTGGTGAGCGTGATCATTCCAAGAAATGCTAGTCATAAAATATATTCATTGAGCTGGAAACCTATTTCATGCTGAAACTTGCCAAGATAACTTCAATTATTTGATTTAAAGCTGAAAAACTAAGGTGTGAATTTTAAGGCAATATTTTCCTGTAACTTATTACACTGGGATTATAGCATGTCAAGTGCAGTCACTTTTCATTCCCTATCAAGTAAAGACCTCttattaactttctctttgtccATGTTGACTAGTATGTAACTAGTCTTCAGAGTCTGGAATACACCTAAAGCTGGGTGAAGAATCACAGACTAAAAAATTTAGTATCCGAAAAAGGAAGACTTCCATTTAAACTCATTTATAAAAGCCATCTTGGCACAAAGGGCTTATTTAGACTGGAAGTTTGTCCTTCCAAGCCAATACATAACTGTGGTGTTATTCTTCCAAGAACTTAAAGCTTTATTTTTGTTCAGGCACcagctgaaaactgaaattgTTTCAAAAATAGCACCAATGTCTCTCTTGTAATTAAGGTATCACGTAGCTGAACTTTGAGGCACCGCTGTAAAATTCCACAGCAGGCTTTGCCATACCAAAGAGTAACTGCACTTTTCCCAGTGTAACAAGGGCACCTATTTTAGTATGATTTGTGGCAGCAATTAACACAGCTGAACTGGCCTGAGTGGATAGGATCTCAAAAGCTGAATGTGTTAATGTCCTAAATTATACTGGTTTTCCTAGAACTGCACAGGAATGAATCCTGAAAGTCATTCTCTTACATAAAAAGACAATGGGGGTCTGATTCTCCAGCCTTTCTGTAATCACTGCTGTGAAAACTGGTAGAATTTTTAGATCCACTTCATACAAGTGTAAATGGGCAAGAAAAGTAGAATTAGGCCAGACAGATCAGGGCTGGCTCAGCCAATGCTGAGATTCCTGCAACGCCGATGCTAACGTGACTATTACTCTTCCTTCTCCAGTGCCACATGATGTGCTAAACCAGCTGCTCCATGATAAGAGCTAGGTGGTGACATTAACTTGTGTCCTGGTCCTCTCTCTCACTGCCCTTGTTGGAGCATATCATAGATTCCTCCCTCTTCCTGTCCACACCAACTTGCATTTCCCCTTACTCTCAACACAGAAACATGCACACCCAGTACTGGGCACACACACTATTTTTCTTGCCTCTAAAAGTAGCATGGATGAGGGAAGGAGACTGTGGACTTCGGCCACAATTCTGCACTTTGATTCAATGGCTTCATACTAGCAAACTTCTCCTACTCCAGTGACATTACACCTGTAAAAGAGCTAAGAGTGGGGCCTTGAAACTCGGGAATTGCAGTTTGGGGGCAAGGCAAGCCTGTGGCTTTGCGGGGGGATCCCAAATTTGCTTGAAATTGCTTGGAGGACAAATCTTTGTCCTTGTGCCAGGCTCCCATTCAGTCATGAATAATTCCCTGATGCATCTTAAAGACTAAGAAGGGATGGCAGCTATGCACCGGGCTGCAATTCAAATCCTGTCCCATTTGTCCAAGCTAAGATGCATCTTGGTATTTTATTCCTTGAAGAGCAAGGCCAAGAAGGCAGCAAATGGTATTCCAATACAGCATTTACCTTTCAATTAATGAG
Coding sequences within it:
- the LMCD1 gene encoding LIM and cysteine-rich domains protein 1; protein product: MDLSPGIQKMSVSQQQSGRGVPCLRCRGMCTGFEPHSWRKVCKSCKCSQEDHSLSSDAEDDRKIGRLLSDSKYSTLTARVKGGDGVRIYKRNRMIITNPIVSRKDPTFDTITYEWAPPGLTQKLAIQYMELIPKDMQPVAGTEGASYRRRQLMRQLPIYDQDSSHCHGLAESEIKLMEDFVKKYKSDALGVGEVALPGQGGSAKEEGKQHDKNGAASKPPISTNGALSDAPTGVEYCCENCKQVVPTDCPVVYVDRAGYNRQWHPGCFVCHKCSEPLVDLIYFWKNGAVWCGRHYCESIRPRCAACDEIIFSEDYQQAEGLTWHKKHFTCLVCETLLTGKSFSLDKAKLLCTTCSKTKQP